ACATGATCCACGCGCCGCACACCGGCGACGTCGTCAAGATCACGCCGCTCTCCGACCCCTACTACGTCGCCAACTGGGTCGGAGCGCGACGGGTGCTCTAGCACCCGCGACCGGCCCCCGTCGCCGCTCGCGCTGCCGCCGGCCTGCGCGGCAACGGCAGCTGGAGCGCGGGGAGGCTAGCCGGCGGCGTACCGCTCGAGCTCGGCCCGCAGGGCGTCGATCTCCGCGTGCAGCGCGCGCCGGCTGTCGGAGACCTCCCGCTCCTCGCCCTCGAGGCGCGCGAGACGCGACAGCGTCTGCTCGTCGCCGCCGCCGCTGCCGCGGAGGAAGTCGATGCGGTCGTGCAGCCTCCTGCGACGGGCCGACAGCGCCCGCTCCTCCGACTCGAGCGCCTCGACCCGCGCCCGGATCTCGGCGGAGCCAGGCTCGGTGAGACCGCTCGTCGCCGCCTGCCCGCCGGCGGCGGTCGAGCGGTCGCGCAGCCGGACGAAGTGGTCGAGCGCCGCAGGGTTGGCGAGCGAGTCGCGGCTCGCGACCTCGTTCGGCGCGGCGCCGGCGAGGATGCGCTTGACGGGCACCTCGAGCACCTTGCCCGACAGGGTGCGCGGCACCTCGTCGATGCGGTCGATCTCGTCGGGCACGTGGCGCGGCGAGCAGTCGTCCCGGATGCGGGCGCGGATCGCCGCGCGCAGCTCGTCGTCGAGCTCCCTTCCGGGCCTCAGCACGACGAAGAGGCGGATCAGCCCCTGCGTGCCGGGGCGGTCGACGTCGACGACGAGCGCGTCGACGACGTCCGCCAGCGCGAGCACGGCGCGGTAGATCTCGCTCGTGCCGATGCGCACCCCGCCGCGGTTGATCGTCGCGTCGGAGCGGCCGCTGATGATCGCGCTGCCGCGCGCGGTGATCTCGATCCAGTCGCCGTGGCGCCACACGCCCGGGTACATCTCGAAGTAGCTCTCGCGGTAGCGCCTGCCGTCGGGGTCGTTCCAGAAGAACAGCGGCATCGACGGCATCGGCTCCGTGATCACGAGCTCGCCCGTGCGGCCGACGTGCGCGCGGCCCTCGGCGTCCCACGCCTCCACCTTCGCTCCGAGCGCCCGTGCCTGCAGCTCGCCGCGGTAGACCGGCAGGGTCGGGACACCGCCGACGAACGCCGTGCAGACGTCGGTGCCGCCGGAGGTCGAGAACAGCCAGGTGTCGGCGCCGACGTGCTCGTAGACCCAGTCGAACCCCTCCGGTGCGAGCGGTGAGCCCGTCGAGCCGACGCTCGTGAGCGCCGACAGGTCGCGGCCGCGCGACGGCTCGACGCCCGCGCCCATGCAGGCCGCGACGTAGCCGGCGCTCGTGCCGAAGCAGCTGATGCCGGCAGCCTCGGCGAGGTCCCACAGCGTGCCGAGGTCGGGCGCCGCGGGGCTGCCGTCGTAGAGCACGATCGACGCGTCGGTGAGCAGCCCGCCGACGAGGAAGTTCCACATCATCCAGCCCGTCGTCGTGAACCAGAACAGGCGGTCGCCCGCGTGCAGGTCGACGTGCAGGTGCATCTTCTTCAACGACTCGAGCAGGATGCCGCCGTGGCCGTGCACGATCGCCTTCGGCAGGCCCGTCGTCCCCGAGCTGTAGAGCACCCACAGGGGATGGTCGAAGGGCACCTGCTCGAACGCGAGCGCGGCGCCGTGCGGCGCCGGCAGATCGCTCCACCTGACCGCGCCGGGAAGCCCGCCGCGATCGGCTGTGGGGTCGAGGTAGCCGAGCACGACGGTCGCCTGCAGCGAGGGGATCTGCGCCCGTAGCTGTGCGATCGTCTCGCGGCGGTCGAAGTCGCGCCCGCCGTAGCGGTACCCGTCCACGGCCAGCAGCACCTTCGGCTCGATCTGCGCGAAGCGGTCGATCACGCTGCGCGCGCCGAACTCGGGGGCGCAGCTCGACCAGACGGCCCCGATCGACGCGCAGGCGAGGAACGCGGAGACGGTCTCGGGGATGTTCGGCAGGTACGCGGCGACACGGTCGCCGCGCTCGACGCCGAGCGCCCGCAGCGCCGCCGCGAGACGCGCCGTCTCGGCGCGGAGCTCCGCCCACGTCACCTCGCCGAGCGGGCGCAGCTCGGAGGCGTGCCGGAGCGCCACGGCCGAGGGGTCGCGGTCGCGGAAGATGTGCTCCGCGTAGTTGAGGCGCGCGCCCGGGAACCACGTCGCTCCCGGCATCGCGCGCGATCCCAGTACGCGCGCGTACGGGCTCGACGCGCGCACGTCGAAGAACTCCCAGATCGAGCCCCAGAACCCCTCGAGGTCGTCCACCGACCACCTCCACAGCGCGTGGTAGTCGGGGAGCACGAGGCCGTGGCGCTGCTCGAGCCAGCGCGCATAGCGCGTGATCGTCGCGGCCTCGACGCGCTCCTCGCTCGGTTGCCACAGCAGCTTCGGCTCCACCGCACGCCCTCTCCCGTCGACGCTCCGTCCTCCTGATCATCGCCGACGGGCGCGGCGAGATGCGACGGAAGCGTGACGATCCTTCCACACCGGCGCATGGTTGAGCCGCGGGCGCCTCCACCGTCCAGAACGGCCACTTGGCGGAGAGCGCGCATGCCGGTACCCCTCTGCTTCCGAACCCCGAGACGAGGAGAGGAGCAGGCATGAGACGACAGACCAGAACCGCTCTCGCGGCGGGAGTCGTCGTCGCCCTGGGCGCGGCTGCGGCGATCGCCGCAGCCGCCGGCGACGCCTCCGGCACGATCGACGCCTGCCGCAACCTGCGGCACGGGCTCGTCCGCATCGTGGTCGATCCCGGCGCGTGCAGGCGCAACGAGGCGCACGTCGCCTGGAACACGGCCGGCCCGCGAGGCCCCGCGGGCCCGCAGGGGCCCGCGGGGCCGAAGGGCGACACCGGCCCCCGCGGAGAAGCGGGGCCGGCGGGCCCGCCCGGCCCGCCCGGCCCGCCCGGCCCGCAGGGCGAGCCCGGCCCGGGGCTCGGCGCTATCGGCGATCTCGCCGGCAGCGCCTGCACGACCTTCGACGGAGCCGCGGGCCACGTCGAGGTGGGCTCGACCGCGACGGATCTGATCACGCTTACGTGTGAGACGGGCGAGGCGCCGCCTCCGCCTCCCGGCGCGGCCCGGCTCGTGCTCAACGAGGTCGACTACGACCAGGTGGGAGCAGACGGCGGCGGCTTCGTCGAGATCGCCAACATCGGCGGCGGCGCGGCGACGCTCGACGGGATCGCGGTCGTGTTCGTCAACGGCGGCGACTCGACGGAGTACGCCCGCAAGGCGCTCTCCGGCGCGCTGGCGCCGGGCGCGTACCTGAAGCTCGACGTCGACCCGCAGAACGGCGCGCCCGACGGCATCGCTCTCGTCGACACCGGATCCGGCACGCTGCTGGACGCGCTCTCGTACGAGGGAGCGATCAGGGCCGCGACGATCGGCGCGCAGACGTTCGACCTCGTGGAGGGCACGATGCTCCCGGCCGACGTCGCCGACTCGAACAGCGTGGACGGCTCGCTCGCGCGACTTCCCGACGGGTCGGACAGCGACGACGCCGCAACCGACTGGTCGTTCACGACGACGGCGACGCCCGGGACGGCCAACGTGAAGACGCCGTAGGAGAGACGGCGCGAGCGGGGAGGGAGCGGGGCGAGAGCCTGCGAGCCTCTCGCACGCCGATTCGGGTGTGAGAGGCTCTCACTCCCTCCGCCCCTTGAGCCGCATGTTCGCCCGCGCTTCCTGCCCGAGCGCCTTCCACTGCCTGCGCGCCTCGGCGGCGGCGCGCCTGTCGAGCTTGCGCTCGAGGTGGGCGATCTCGCCCAGCAGCTTGACGTAGCTCTCCCAGCGCTCGGCCGCGAGCGTTCCGTCCGCGATCGCCGCGCGCACCGCGCAGC
This genomic interval from Gaiella occulta contains the following:
- a CDS encoding acetoacetate--CoA ligase; its protein translation is MLWQPSEERVEAATITRYARWLEQRHGLVLPDYHALWRWSVDDLEGFWGSIWEFFDVRASSPYARVLGSRAMPGATWFPGARLNYAEHIFRDRDPSAVALRHASELRPLGEVTWAELRAETARLAAALRALGVERGDRVAAYLPNIPETVSAFLACASIGAVWSSCAPEFGARSVIDRFAQIEPKVLLAVDGYRYGGRDFDRRETIAQLRAQIPSLQATVVLGYLDPTADRGGLPGAVRWSDLPAPHGAALAFEQVPFDHPLWVLYSSGTTGLPKAIVHGHGGILLESLKKMHLHVDLHAGDRLFWFTTTGWMMWNFLVGGLLTDASIVLYDGSPAAPDLGTLWDLAEAAGISCFGTSAGYVAACMGAGVEPSRGRDLSALTSVGSTGSPLAPEGFDWVYEHVGADTWLFSTSGGTDVCTAFVGGVPTLPVYRGELQARALGAKVEAWDAEGRAHVGRTGELVITEPMPSMPLFFWNDPDGRRYRESYFEMYPGVWRHGDWIEITARGSAIISGRSDATINRGGVRIGTSEIYRAVLALADVVDALVVDVDRPGTQGLIRLFVVLRPGRELDDELRAAIRARIRDDCSPRHVPDEIDRIDEVPRTLSGKVLEVPVKRILAGAAPNEVASRDSLANPAALDHFVRLRDRSTAAGGQAATSGLTEPGSAEIRARVEALESEERALSARRRRLHDRIDFLRGSGGGDEQTLSRLARLEGEEREVSDSRRALHAEIDALRAELERYAAG